The sequence ATCTTCCGCAAGCGGCAGTACGGCGAGCTGCCGGTTTTCCTTGAAACGGCCTTCCACGATGCCCGCGTCGAGCTGCTGGGCGACAATCAGATCGGCGATTTCGGCCGTATTCCCGATGGTGACATCCGGCTGGATGCGCGGATAGTCCGCCAGCAGCCGGGCCAGTATATGGGGAAGGACATATTCGCCGAACGTATAACTCGCCCCGATCGACAAAGGCCCACCCGCCTCGTTCGACAGATCATCGACGAGCCGGTGCATGCGTTTGTACAACCCGACGATGTCCTTTGCGTGGTCGTACACGATTTCACCCGCTTTTGTGAGTCGCACATACTTGTTCGTCCGCTCCAGCAGGCGGGCGCCCATCGTGTCTTCCAGTGCCCGGATGTACTGGCTGACGGCCGGCTGTGTCATGTGCAGATCCTCCGCGGCACGTGAAAAATTCCTGCGCTCCGCCGCTGTCACGAATACAAGCAGACTCTGGTCCATATCCACTCACCTCCTATGATAATGAAACACTTATGGCAACCATTATAAATTATTATTTTTCTTATGGAAACTCTGAGCGTATACTGGAAATCAGGAGGTGTTCTGCATGAATACACAAACTGCATCCCCTTCACCGAAACAGCCGTCAGCTGCGACAGCCTGGTTCGGCGGAGTGGCGTTCACATTTTTCATCGCACTATTAGGATTCCTGCTTGCCATGCTTCCAGGTTTCAGCCAGATCGGCCAGATGGCATGCGCAATTATCATCGCGGTCATCTACCGCCAGTTCTTCGGCTATCCGGAAGCTATCCGGCCGGGGATTGCCTTTTCTTCCAAGCGCCTGCTCAGGACAGCGATCATCCTGTACGGATTGAAACTGAACATCGATGTCGTCTTGAAAGACGGCATCGGCCTGCTGGTCCGGGACGTCGGCGTCATCATCTTCGCCATCTTCATGACGCTGTGGCTTGCGAAGCTGTTCAAAGCCGACAAGAATATCTCACTGCTGCTCGGCGTCGGCACGGGTGTCTGCGGAGCCGCTGCCATTGCGGCCGTCGCGCCGATCGTCAAATCCAAGGACGAAGATACGGCAATCGGCGTAGGGATCATTGCGCTCATGGGTACTGTGTTTGCCATCGGGTATACGATCCTCCGCCCGATCCTGCCGTTCGACTCCATGATCCAGTACGGCATGTGGTCCGGCATCAGCCTGCATGAAGTGGCGCACGTCGCCCTCGCAGGAGCGCCCGCCGGGGAAGACGGCCTGGCGATCGCACTGCTTGCGAAACTGGGCCGTGTCTTCCTTCT comes from Sporosarcina trichiuri and encodes:
- a CDS encoding LysR family transcriptional regulator, whose translation is MDQSLLVFVTAAERRNFSRAAEDLHMTQPAVSQYIRALEDTMGARLLERTNKYVRLTKAGEIVYDHAKDIVGLYKRMHRLVDDLSNEAGGPLSIGASYTFGEYVLPHILARLLADYPRIQPDVTIGNTAEIADLIVAQQLDAGIVEGRFKENRQLAVLPLAEDHMVLAASPGHPLLDSAQPVSWESLAEQTWIMRERGSGTREAAETVFSDKSITPDRTIQFSSTQPIKEAVGAGLGISLLSEWAVQKELAHGDLAVIQAPGLPHIRQFSVVTNSTYRTKALQVFLDLLQSADDLTSFGQRG
- a CDS encoding YeiH family protein, which translates into the protein MNTQTASPSPKQPSAATAWFGGVAFTFFIALLGFLLAMLPGFSQIGQMACAIIIAVIYRQFFGYPEAIRPGIAFSSKRLLRTAIILYGLKLNIDVVLKDGIGLLVRDVGVIIFAIFMTLWLAKLFKADKNISLLLGVGTGVCGAAAIAAVAPIVKSKDEDTAIGVGIIALMGTVFAIGYTILRPILPFDSMIQYGMWSGISLHEVAHVALAGAPAGEDGLAIALLAKLGRVFLLVPLCFIFIAIMKRKNKGSEEGDAKIEFPWFLVGFILLSVLGTYVFGPVIPVSDGVYDALGVLTSWLLTAAMVGLGLNVSLRDLRKRALRPLAAMAVTSILLSVIAYFVV